A single region of the Streptomyces rubradiris genome encodes:
- a CDS encoding type I polyketide synthase encodes MANRSRNERRRAALEVVRESVAVVLGYQPADLDAMDDDQSFRSLGFDSLGGVRLRNRLRDLTGVDLPVTAVFDHPTPKVLAAHVADEVAGEVAEVTDRAPVSPADPDEPIAIIGMGVRLPGGVESPDDLWRLVIERRDAISGFPTDRGWDTDGLYHPDPAHPGTTYTRSGGFLYDAAQFDPGLFGISPREALAMDPQQRLLLEASWEAMERAGIDPLSARGEEIGVFTGIVHHDYATRLNRIPEEVRGYVMTGTSPSVASGRIAYVFGFEGPAVTLDTACSSSLVAIHQAAQALRHGECTMALAGGATVMASPEAFVEFSSQRGLSADGRCKTFSSTADGTGWSEGAGVVLLERLSVARQRGHRVLATIRGSAVNSDGVSNGLTAPNGAAQQRVIRRALASAGIGPADVDAVEAHGTGTVLGDPIEAGALLATYGEARDAGQPLWLGSLKSNIGHTQAAAGVAGVIKMVEALRHRVLPPTIHVEEPTGQVDWSAGTLALLTEPREWPRTGRPRRAGVSAFGASGTNAHLILEQAPAEEAATAPSEDPEPLKALATNIVPLVVSAKSARSLGAQATRLRMFLDSPAQSGEPTLPAVADALVRGRATLPERAVVLAGSRDEALTGLAALARGEVTPNLTTGSVTGSGAPGRLVLVFPGQGAQWAGMGRTLLEGSAVFRARIDECARALRPWVDWSLTDVLRGEADEQTLGRVDVVQPASFAMMVGLAALWESLGVRPDAVVGHSQGEIAAACVAGVLSLADAARIVAVRSQAIATTLSGRGGMASVMLGADEANDRLAAWAGRLEVAVVNSPSSVVVAGDEESLAEALESLTRDGVRTRPVPVDYASHTHHVERIRDVLATALSGIDTRPPRIPFYSTVTGGWVDDGHCLDADYWYQNLRRPVGFGPAVASLLTEGFGVFLEVSGHPVLVQPMTDVIDDPDGPLRGAGRPIVSGTLRRGADGPASFLAAAARLFAGGVPLDWSATLPAQPSRHTVELPTYAFDRQHFWLAEAAADNDQPAGRATDAGFWNAIDDADPAALATMLKLSAHQSQALDAVLPALADWRKARENWSVSERLRYAIGWASPPREALGVPAGRWLVITPETADVLRDGLLDQLRANGLDVVPCAVETGLSRDELARRLGGFLTDDGIAGILSLLALPDRMESHRPDAAALTTSTLTLIQALAAAGATAPLWCLTQGAVSVGVRDAVAGPAHVAQAAVWGLGRAAALERLNQWGGLIDLPAEPDGRAVRHLLGVLTGVSGEDQVAIRRTGVHVRRLRRAPHPAGTGGERQWRPHGTVLVTGGAEGLGRYASLWLARAGAERLVVTTSGREPGERVESLRDEVAKLDKGTVVESCADADRDALAGLVHAPGRPLTAVVHAADLSLTSLIDETGDAEVTEVFRAKVNTAVWLSELTADLPLDAFIVFSSIAGIWGGGGQAAYGAANAVLDALVRRLRADGVPAQAIAWGALTAGGAGMDEETLAQLRRRGVIPMTPDTATAALDQAVQAATESVVIADMDWSAFIVPFTSARTSPLFDDLPEAAAAIEAAQPSDDFAESASSLMTSLRAVGAEQDRILLRLVRSQASMVLGHGGADGIGAAQAFQEAGFDSLAAVNFRNSLITATGLRLPATLIFDCPTPQAVVAYLRSELLEAEDDADVREEDVRRILASVPYQRLKEAGVLETLLGLADAEAGGARASDEGPGPEAAADELIDIMDVDSLIKRALGSGS; translated from the coding sequence TTGGCGAACCGGTCCCGGAACGAACGCCGGCGGGCCGCGCTCGAGGTGGTCCGGGAGTCGGTGGCGGTCGTGCTGGGCTATCAGCCGGCCGATCTCGACGCGATGGACGACGACCAGTCGTTCAGGAGCCTGGGCTTCGATTCGCTGGGCGGAGTACGGCTGCGTAACCGGCTGCGTGACCTCACGGGCGTCGACCTGCCCGTGACGGCGGTCTTCGACCACCCGACGCCGAAGGTCCTCGCGGCGCACGTGGCCGACGAGGTGGCGGGCGAGGTGGCCGAGGTGACCGATCGGGCTCCGGTGTCCCCGGCCGACCCCGACGAGCCCATCGCGATCATCGGCATGGGCGTGCGGCTGCCCGGCGGCGTGGAGAGCCCGGACGACCTGTGGCGCCTGGTCATCGAGCGACGCGACGCGATCTCCGGCTTCCCCACCGACCGGGGCTGGGACACCGACGGGCTCTACCACCCGGATCCCGCGCACCCCGGGACCACCTACACCCGATCGGGCGGCTTCCTCTACGACGCCGCCCAGTTCGACCCTGGGCTGTTCGGGATCTCCCCGCGCGAGGCACTGGCCATGGACCCGCAGCAACGGCTGCTCCTGGAGGCGTCCTGGGAGGCCATGGAGCGGGCCGGCATCGACCCGCTGTCCGCCCGGGGCGAAGAGATCGGTGTGTTCACCGGGATCGTGCACCACGACTACGCGACCAGGCTGAACCGGATTCCCGAGGAGGTCCGTGGATACGTCATGACCGGCACGTCGCCGAGCGTCGCCTCGGGCCGGATCGCGTACGTCTTCGGCTTCGAGGGGCCGGCGGTGACCCTGGACACCGCGTGCTCGTCCTCGCTGGTCGCCATCCACCAGGCCGCGCAGGCCCTCCGGCACGGCGAGTGCACGATGGCGCTGGCGGGCGGGGCCACGGTGATGGCCAGCCCGGAGGCGTTCGTCGAGTTCTCCAGCCAGCGCGGGCTCTCCGCCGACGGCCGGTGCAAGACGTTCTCGTCCACCGCGGACGGCACCGGCTGGTCCGAGGGCGCCGGCGTCGTGCTTCTGGAGCGGCTCTCGGTGGCCCGGCAGCGCGGTCACCGTGTGCTGGCCACGATTCGCGGGTCGGCGGTCAACTCCGACGGTGTGTCCAACGGGCTGACCGCGCCGAACGGGGCGGCCCAGCAAAGGGTGATCCGGCGGGCACTCGCCTCGGCCGGCATAGGTCCCGCCGACGTCGACGCGGTGGAGGCCCACGGGACCGGCACGGTGCTCGGCGACCCGATCGAGGCGGGGGCACTGCTTGCCACGTACGGGGAGGCCCGGGATGCAGGGCAGCCGCTGTGGCTCGGGTCCTTGAAATCCAACATCGGGCACACCCAGGCGGCCGCCGGTGTGGCCGGCGTGATCAAGATGGTCGAGGCGCTGCGGCACCGTGTGCTGCCGCCGACCATCCATGTCGAGGAACCGACCGGACAGGTGGACTGGTCGGCAGGCACCCTCGCCCTGCTGACCGAGCCGCGGGAGTGGCCGCGGACCGGCCGGCCCCGGCGGGCCGGCGTCTCCGCGTTCGGTGCCAGCGGAACCAACGCGCACCTGATCCTCGAGCAGGCCCCGGCCGAGGAGGCCGCGACCGCCCCCTCCGAGGACCCGGAGCCGTTGAAGGCGCTCGCGACGAACATCGTGCCGCTGGTGGTGTCCGCCAAGAGCGCCCGGTCACTCGGCGCGCAGGCCACCCGGCTGCGAATGTTTCTGGACAGCCCCGCTCAGAGCGGCGAACCGACGCTGCCGGCGGTGGCGGACGCGCTGGTGCGTGGCCGGGCGACGCTGCCGGAGCGAGCGGTCGTGCTGGCCGGCTCGCGGGACGAGGCGCTGACCGGCCTCGCCGCGCTCGCCCGCGGCGAGGTGACGCCCAACCTGACCACGGGCAGCGTGACCGGCTCCGGAGCACCCGGCCGACTGGTTCTCGTCTTCCCGGGCCAGGGAGCGCAATGGGCGGGCATGGGGCGCACGCTGCTGGAGGGTTCCGCGGTCTTCCGGGCACGGATCGACGAGTGCGCGCGGGCACTGCGACCCTGGGTGGACTGGTCGCTGACCGATGTCCTGCGCGGCGAGGCGGACGAACAGACCCTCGGCCGCGTGGACGTCGTCCAGCCGGCGAGTTTCGCGATGATGGTCGGCCTGGCCGCGCTCTGGGAGTCGCTGGGCGTGCGGCCCGACGCGGTGGTGGGCCATTCCCAGGGGGAGATCGCGGCGGCGTGCGTCGCCGGTGTCCTGTCGCTGGCCGACGCCGCCCGCATCGTCGCGGTGCGCAGCCAGGCGATCGCGACCACACTGTCCGGCCGGGGCGGCATGGCGTCGGTGATGCTCGGCGCGGACGAGGCCAACGACCGGCTGGCGGCCTGGGCCGGCCGGCTCGAGGTGGCCGTGGTGAACAGCCCGTCCTCGGTGGTCGTCGCCGGTGACGAGGAGTCGTTGGCGGAGGCACTGGAGTCCTTGACCCGGGACGGCGTACGGACCCGCCCGGTGCCGGTGGACTACGCCTCGCACACCCACCACGTCGAACGCATCAGGGACGTCCTGGCGACGGCGCTGAGCGGGATCGACACCCGGCCTCCGCGCATACCGTTCTACTCGACGGTGACCGGTGGCTGGGTCGATGACGGCCATTGCCTCGACGCGGACTACTGGTACCAGAACCTGCGGCGGCCAGTCGGCTTCGGCCCGGCCGTGGCGAGTCTGCTGACCGAGGGCTTCGGAGTGTTCCTGGAAGTCAGCGGGCATCCGGTCCTGGTGCAGCCGATGACCGACGTCATCGACGACCCGGACGGCCCGCTGCGCGGCGCCGGGCGACCGATCGTCTCCGGCACGCTGCGCCGGGGCGCCGACGGTCCGGCATCCTTCCTCGCCGCGGCCGCGCGGCTCTTCGCCGGCGGTGTGCCGCTCGACTGGAGCGCGACACTGCCGGCGCAACCGTCCCGGCACACGGTCGAGTTGCCCACCTACGCCTTCGACCGCCAGCACTTCTGGCTGGCCGAAGCCGCCGCGGACAACGACCAACCGGCCGGCCGGGCGACGGATGCCGGCTTCTGGAACGCCATCGACGACGCCGATCCGGCGGCTCTGGCCACCATGCTCAAACTGTCCGCCCACCAGAGCCAGGCCCTGGACGCGGTACTGCCGGCCCTCGCCGACTGGCGCAAGGCACGCGAGAACTGGTCGGTCTCGGAGCGACTCCGGTACGCGATCGGCTGGGCCTCGCCCCCGCGCGAGGCCCTGGGCGTGCCCGCCGGCCGCTGGCTCGTCATCACGCCGGAGACCGCGGACGTCTTGCGCGACGGTCTGCTCGACCAGCTGCGGGCCAACGGCCTCGACGTCGTGCCCTGCGCGGTGGAAACCGGCCTGTCCAGGGACGAACTCGCCCGCAGGCTGGGCGGTTTCCTCACCGACGACGGGATCGCCGGCATCCTGTCCCTGCTCGCGCTCCCGGACCGGATGGAGAGCCACCGGCCGGATGCCGCGGCGCTCACCACCTCCACCCTGACCCTGATCCAGGCGCTCGCCGCGGCCGGTGCCACCGCGCCCCTGTGGTGCCTGACCCAGGGCGCGGTCAGCGTCGGTGTCCGCGACGCCGTCGCCGGGCCGGCCCACGTGGCCCAGGCGGCGGTGTGGGGACTCGGCCGGGCGGCCGCGCTCGAACGCCTGAACCAGTGGGGCGGTTTGATCGATCTGCCCGCCGAACCGGACGGCCGTGCCGTCCGGCACCTGCTCGGCGTGCTGACCGGCGTGTCCGGTGAGGACCAGGTGGCGATCCGACGGACCGGCGTCCATGTCCGGCGCCTGCGGCGTGCCCCCCATCCGGCCGGGACCGGGGGCGAACGGCAGTGGCGGCCGCACGGGACGGTCCTGGTCACCGGCGGTGCGGAGGGCCTCGGACGCTACGCCTCGCTGTGGCTGGCGCGGGCAGGCGCCGAGCGATTGGTGGTCACGACCAGCGGGCGCGAGCCCGGCGAGCGGGTCGAGTCACTGCGCGACGAGGTGGCGAAGCTGGACAAGGGCACCGTCGTCGAGTCGTGCGCGGACGCCGACCGGGACGCGCTCGCCGGCCTGGTCCACGCTCCGGGCCGCCCGTTGACCGCGGTCGTCCACGCCGCCGACCTGTCCCTGACCAGCTTGATCGACGAGACCGGTGACGCGGAGGTCACGGAGGTCTTCCGGGCCAAGGTGAACACCGCGGTCTGGCTCAGCGAGCTGACGGCGGACCTTCCGCTCGACGCGTTCATCGTCTTCTCCTCGATCGCCGGCATCTGGGGCGGTGGCGGTCAAGCCGCCTACGGCGCGGCGAACGCGGTCCTCGACGCGCTGGTGCGGCGTCTGCGGGCGGACGGCGTCCCGGCGCAGGCGATCGCCTGGGGTGCGCTGACCGCGGGCGGCGCGGGAATGGACGAGGAGACGCTGGCCCAGCTCCGGCGGCGCGGCGTCATCCCGATGACACCCGACACGGCGACAGCCGCGCTGGACCAGGCGGTCCAGGCCGCCACGGAATCGGTGGTCATCGCCGACATGGACTGGAGCGCCTTCATCGTGCCGTTCACGTCGGCCCGCACCAGCCCGCTCTTCGACGACCTGCCGGAGGCCGCGGCGGCGATCGAGGCGGCACAGCCCTCCGACGACTTTGCCGAGAGCGCGTCGTCGCTGATGACGTCGCTGCGCGCGGTCGGGGCCGAACAGGACCGGATCCTGCTCCGGCTGGTGCGCAGCCAGGCGTCCATGGTCCTCGGTCACGGTGGTGCCGACGGGATCGGCGCGGCCCAGGCGTTCCAGGAGGCCGGTTTCGACTCGCTGGCGGCCGTCAACTTCCGCAACAGCCTGATCACCGCCACCGGGCTGAGGCTGCCGGCCACACTGATCTTCGACTGTCCGACCCCGCAGGCGGTGGTCGCATACCTGCGCTCGGAACTGCTCGAGGCCGAGGACGACGCGGATGTCCGCGAGGAGGACGTACGGCGGATCCTGGCCTCGGTGCCCTACCAGCGCCTCAAGGAGGCCGGTGTCCTGGAGACGCTGCTCGGCCTGGCCGACGCCGAGGCGGGCGGGGCCAGGGCATCGGACGAGGGCCCCGGGCCGGAGGCGGCCGCCGACGAGCTCATCGACATCATGGAC